A part of Thermococcus sp. LS1 genomic DNA contains:
- a CDS encoding monovalent cation/H+ antiporter complex subunit F, which yields MLESTFMTLMKLIIPLYIAAFVIYAVRAFKGPSIPDVILAVDCMSFDIAAFMAILAVYFKSTFLVSGAITLTLWAYLLDIYVAKHLARGEVGA from the coding sequence ATGCTCGAAAGCACGTTCATGACGCTCATGAAGCTCATCATTCCCCTTTACATAGCCGCGTTCGTCATCTATGCCGTTAGGGCCTTTAAAGGGCCAAGTATTCCAGATGTTATCCTCGCAGTGGACTGTATGAGCTTTGATATCGCAGCCTTTATGGCCATCCTGGCAGTCTACTTCAAGTCCACCTTCCTCGTAAGCGGCGCAATAACACTCACCCTCTGGGCCTACCTGCTGGACATCTACGTCGCCAAGCACTTGGCTAGGGGGGAGGTGGGAGCATGA